The Streptomyces spororaveus genome includes a region encoding these proteins:
- a CDS encoding short-chain fatty acyl-CoA regulator family protein: MGKTYAGARLRRLREERRMTQADLARVLAISPSYLNQMEHDSRPLTVPVLLRLTEAFGVDPGFFSERDTSRLVADLREALANEVAQARVSPSDLAELATRMPAVASVLLDLGRRAQLLAERLADAADGRDVAADSPRSPHEEIREFFYRRQNYLHDTDLAAEDLAVEIGIRPGDVVRALTRRLSERHGIRTATDSDRLHHYDPAARVLHLSNRLRPGQQAFRMATQLALVEYGAELDRLAAEDFAPGSPVHALARIGIANHFAGALILPYRAFHAAAEEFRYDIERLTDHFGIGYETVCHRLSTLQRPRLRGVPFSFVRVDRAGNMSKRQSATAFHFSRAGGTCPLWNVYEAFAAPGRIHVQVAAMPDGQRYLWTARAVTRHRGGWGEPGKTFAIGLGCEIRHASRLVYADGLDLGNTAAATPIGMGCRLCERLDCPQRAVPPLGRALAVDENSSTFVPYPVTGNPAPARG; encoded by the coding sequence GTGGGCAAGACGTACGCGGGAGCGCGGCTGCGGCGGCTTCGTGAGGAGCGGCGGATGACCCAGGCCGACCTGGCCCGGGTGCTCGCCATCTCCCCCAGTTACCTCAACCAGATGGAGCACGACTCCCGGCCGCTCACCGTTCCGGTCCTGCTGCGGCTCACCGAGGCCTTCGGGGTGGATCCGGGGTTCTTCTCGGAGCGCGACACCAGCCGGCTGGTCGCCGACCTGCGCGAGGCGCTCGCGAACGAGGTGGCGCAGGCCCGCGTCTCCCCCTCCGACCTGGCCGAACTGGCCACCCGGATGCCCGCCGTCGCCTCGGTCCTGCTGGACCTGGGCCGCCGCGCCCAGCTCCTGGCCGAACGCCTCGCCGACGCGGCCGACGGCAGGGACGTGGCCGCCGACAGCCCGCGCTCGCCCCACGAGGAGATCCGCGAGTTCTTCTACCGCCGGCAGAACTACCTCCACGACACCGATCTCGCCGCCGAAGACCTCGCCGTCGAGATCGGCATCCGCCCGGGGGACGTCGTCCGTGCGCTGACCCGCCGGCTCTCCGAGCGGCACGGGATCAGGACGGCCACGGACTCCGACCGGCTGCACCACTACGACCCCGCCGCCCGCGTGCTGCACCTGTCGAACCGGCTCCGGCCGGGACAGCAGGCGTTCCGGATGGCCACCCAGCTGGCGCTCGTCGAGTACGGGGCCGAGCTGGACCGGCTGGCGGCCGAGGACTTCGCGCCCGGCTCCCCCGTCCACGCCCTCGCGCGGATCGGCATCGCCAACCACTTCGCGGGCGCGCTCATCCTCCCGTACCGCGCCTTCCACGCGGCCGCCGAGGAGTTCCGCTACGACATCGAGCGGCTCACCGACCACTTCGGGATCGGCTACGAGACGGTCTGCCACCGGCTGAGCACCCTGCAACGGCCCAGGCTGCGCGGGGTGCCTTTCTCCTTCGTGCGGGTGGACCGGGCCGGGAACATGTCCAAGCGGCAGTCGGCGACCGCGTTCCACTTCTCCCGGGCCGGCGGCACCTGCCCGCTCTGGAACGTCTACGAGGCGTTCGCCGCGCCCGGCCGTATCCACGTCCAGGTGGCGGCCATGCCCGACGGGCAGCGGTACCTGTGGACCGCCCGGGCCGTCACCCGCCACCGCGGCGGCTGGGGCGAGCCCGGCAAGACCTTCGCGATCGGGCTCGGCTGCGAGATCCGGCACGCCTCGCGGCTCGTCTACGCCGACGGGCTCGACCTCGGCAACACGGCGGCCGCCACGCCCATCGGCATGGGCTGCCGCCTGTGCGAACGGCTCGACTGCCCGCAGCGCGCCGTGCCGCCGCTCGGCCGGGCGCTGGCCGTGGACGAGAACAGCAGCACCTTCGTCCCGTACCCGGTGACCGGGAACCCTGCCCCGGCCCGGGGCTGA
- a CDS encoding CoA-acylating methylmalonate-semialdehyde dehydrogenase: protein MVRELTHFIGGKHTTGTSGLFSDVYDPNTGAVQARVPLAGRADTEAAIADAEQAQADWGQWNPQRRARVLLRFLQLVEDERDSLARLLSSEHGKTVADAHGDLQRGLEVVEFAAGVPHLLKGEFTDNAGTGIDVHSLRSPLGVIAGITPFNFPAMIPLWQAAPALACGNSFILKPSERDPSVPLRLAELFLEAGLPPGVLNVVNGGREAVDTLLEDPRVQALGFVGSTQVAAHVYAAAAAHGKRAQCFGGAKNHMVVMPDADLDQAVEALIGAGYGSAGERCMAIAVAVPVGEETANALVAKLAERIATLRVGRSDDPEADFGPLVSRDALDRVNRYVGIGATEGAELVVDGRGFTLPGHGDGFFAGATLFDRVTPQMRIYREEIFGPVLSVVRAADYEEALRLPTEHPYGNGVAIFTRDGDTARDFTRRVGAGMVGVNVPIPVPVAYHTFGGWKRSGFGDLNQHGPDAIRFCTRTKTVTSRWPSGAKEGASFTLPTMG from the coding sequence ATGGTCCGTGAACTCACCCATTTCATCGGCGGCAAGCACACCACAGGAACCTCCGGTCTCTTTTCCGACGTGTACGACCCCAACACCGGCGCCGTACAGGCCCGGGTCCCGCTCGCGGGGCGGGCCGACACCGAGGCCGCCATCGCCGACGCCGAACAGGCGCAGGCCGACTGGGGGCAGTGGAACCCGCAGCGCCGCGCACGCGTGCTGCTGCGCTTCCTCCAGCTGGTCGAGGACGAACGGGACTCCCTCGCCCGGCTGTTGTCGTCCGAGCACGGCAAGACCGTCGCCGATGCCCACGGCGACCTGCAACGGGGCCTGGAGGTGGTCGAGTTCGCGGCCGGTGTCCCGCACCTGCTGAAGGGCGAGTTCACCGACAACGCGGGCACCGGGATCGATGTGCACTCCCTGCGCTCCCCGCTGGGTGTGATCGCCGGGATCACCCCCTTCAACTTCCCCGCGATGATCCCTCTGTGGCAGGCCGCACCCGCCCTGGCCTGCGGCAACTCCTTCATCCTGAAGCCCTCCGAACGCGACCCGTCCGTACCGCTGCGCCTCGCCGAGCTGTTCCTGGAGGCCGGCCTGCCGCCCGGCGTGCTCAATGTGGTCAACGGCGGCAGGGAGGCCGTCGACACCCTCCTCGAAGACCCCCGCGTCCAGGCCCTCGGCTTCGTCGGCTCCACCCAGGTCGCCGCGCACGTCTACGCCGCCGCCGCGGCCCACGGCAAGCGCGCCCAGTGCTTCGGCGGCGCCAAGAACCACATGGTCGTGATGCCCGACGCCGACCTCGACCAGGCCGTGGAGGCCCTCATCGGTGCCGGCTACGGCTCCGCGGGCGAGCGCTGCATGGCCATCGCCGTCGCCGTTCCCGTCGGCGAGGAGACCGCGAACGCGCTGGTGGCCAAGCTGGCCGAGCGCATCGCCACTCTGCGCGTGGGCCGCTCCGACGACCCCGAGGCCGATTTCGGGCCCCTGGTCAGCCGCGACGCCCTCGACCGGGTGAACCGCTACGTCGGCATCGGGGCCACCGAAGGCGCCGAACTCGTTGTGGACGGCCGAGGGTTCACCCTGCCCGGGCACGGCGACGGCTTCTTCGCCGGAGCCACCCTCTTCGACCGGGTGACCCCGCAGATGCGGATCTACCGCGAGGAGATCTTCGGCCCGGTGCTGTCCGTCGTACGGGCCGCCGACTACGAGGAGGCCCTGCGCCTGCCCACCGAGCACCCGTACGGCAACGGCGTCGCGATCTTCACCCGCGACGGCGACACGGCACGCGACTTCACCCGCCGGGTGGGCGCCGGCATGGTCGGCGTCAACGTGCCCATCCCCGTCCCCGTCGCCTACCACACCTTCGGCGGCTGGAAGCGGTCCGGCTTCGGCGACCTGAACCAGCACGGCCCCGACGCCATCCGCTTCTGCACCCGTACCAAGACCGTCACCTCGCGCTGGCCCTCCGGGGCGAAGGAGGGCGCGAGCTTCACCCTTCCGACGATGGGTTGA
- a CDS encoding acyl-CoA dehydrogenase family protein translates to MTTTLTPDQLALAEVTLDFAQEQLGPYAVTWDQDKHFPLDVIRRAAELGLGGVYVREEHGGSALGRGDGVLVFEALATGCPSIAGYLSIHNMVGWMIDRYGDADQRSRWLPGLCSARSLGSYCLTEPGAGSDAAGLRTRAERTDDGYVLTGVKQFISGAGASEVYIVMARTGGEGPGGISAFVVERADPGVSFGPNERKMGWNAQPTRQVILDGVRVPADRRLGAEGDGFRIAMNGLNGGRLGIAACSLGGAQSALDRSLAYLADRQAFGNRLLDAQALQFRLADMATELAAARALVRQAADALDRGDPLAPQLCAMAKRFATDTGYAVADRALQLHGGYGYVSEYGIEKIVRDLRVHQILEGTNEVMRIIVARGLTEAPR, encoded by the coding sequence GTGACCACGACCCTCACCCCCGATCAGCTCGCCCTCGCCGAGGTCACCCTCGACTTCGCCCAGGAGCAGCTCGGCCCGTACGCCGTCACCTGGGACCAGGACAAGCACTTCCCGCTGGACGTGATCCGGCGGGCGGCGGAGCTCGGGCTCGGCGGCGTCTACGTCCGCGAGGAGCACGGCGGTTCCGCCCTCGGCCGCGGCGACGGCGTCCTCGTCTTCGAGGCCCTCGCCACCGGCTGCCCCTCCATCGCCGGGTACCTCTCCATCCACAACATGGTCGGCTGGATGATCGACCGGTACGGGGACGCGGACCAGCGGTCCCGCTGGCTCCCCGGCCTGTGCTCCGCCCGGTCGCTCGGCAGCTACTGCCTGACCGAACCCGGCGCCGGGTCCGACGCGGCCGGGCTGCGCACCCGGGCCGAGCGCACCGACGACGGCTATGTGCTGACCGGGGTCAAGCAGTTCATCTCCGGCGCCGGCGCCTCCGAGGTCTACATCGTGATGGCGCGCACGGGCGGGGAGGGCCCGGGCGGCATCTCCGCGTTCGTCGTCGAACGCGCGGACCCCGGGGTCTCCTTCGGCCCGAACGAACGCAAGATGGGCTGGAACGCCCAGCCCACCCGCCAGGTGATCCTCGACGGGGTCCGCGTCCCCGCCGACCGGCGGCTCGGCGCGGAGGGCGACGGCTTCCGCATCGCCATGAACGGCCTCAACGGTGGCCGCCTCGGCATCGCCGCCTGCTCGCTGGGCGGTGCGCAGAGCGCCCTGGACCGCAGCCTCGCGTACCTGGCCGACCGGCAGGCCTTCGGGAACCGGCTGCTGGACGCCCAGGCCCTGCAGTTCCGGCTCGCGGACATGGCCACCGAGCTGGCCGCGGCCCGCGCCCTGGTCCGCCAGGCCGCCGACGCGCTGGACCGGGGCGACCCGCTGGCCCCGCAGCTGTGCGCGATGGCCAAGCGGTTCGCCACGGACACCGGCTACGCGGTCGCCGACCGGGCCCTCCAGCTCCACGGGGGCTACGGCTACGTGAGCGAGTACGGCATCGAGAAGATCGTCCGTGACCTTCGGGTCCACCAGATCCTGGAAGGCACCAACGAGGTCATGCGCATCATCGTCGCCCGCGGGCTCACGGAGGCCCCGCGATGA
- a CDS encoding enoyl-CoA hydratase/isomerase family protein: protein MNHGNPGDHDRDQDHVLLRTEGHTAYITLNRPQALNALTRPMVLRIDEALAGWQHDPAVAAVVVEGAGERGLCAGGDIRAIYEDARTGGTASAAFWRDEYRLNARIARYPKPYVALMDGIVMGGGVGISAHGTVRIVTERSRVAMPETGIGFVPDVGGTYLLALAPGELGTHLALTGAPAGAADALICGLADHFVPSELLPRLAADLARASVHEVLERYVGTAPGGALAGDREWIDHCYAADTVEDIVERLLRSGVPAAEKAAATLGAKSPTALKVTLAALRRVRELGPLERALEQEYRISCAALSSPDLVEGIRAQVVDKDRSPRWSPPSLAEVGPVDVERFFAPLGARELGLTHAESTQEVPW, encoded by the coding sequence ATGAACCACGGAAACCCCGGGGACCACGACCGGGACCAGGACCACGTACTCCTGCGGACCGAGGGCCACACCGCGTACATCACCCTCAACCGCCCCCAGGCGCTCAACGCCCTCACCCGTCCCATGGTGCTGCGCATCGACGAGGCGCTCGCCGGCTGGCAGCACGACCCGGCCGTCGCGGCCGTCGTCGTCGAGGGCGCCGGCGAACGCGGCCTGTGCGCGGGCGGCGACATCCGCGCGATCTACGAGGACGCCCGCACGGGCGGCACGGCCTCGGCAGCCTTCTGGCGCGACGAGTACCGGCTCAACGCCCGCATCGCCCGCTACCCCAAGCCGTACGTCGCCCTCATGGACGGCATCGTCATGGGCGGCGGCGTCGGGATCTCGGCCCACGGCACCGTGCGGATCGTCACCGAACGCTCCCGCGTGGCCATGCCCGAGACCGGCATCGGCTTCGTCCCCGACGTCGGCGGCACGTACCTGCTGGCGCTGGCGCCCGGGGAACTGGGCACCCACCTCGCCCTGACGGGTGCCCCGGCCGGGGCGGCGGACGCGCTGATCTGCGGCCTCGCCGATCATTTCGTGCCCTCGGAACTGCTGCCGCGGCTGGCCGCGGACCTGGCGCGGGCCTCCGTACACGAGGTGCTGGAACGGTACGTCGGGACCGCACCCGGTGGCGCGCTCGCCGGTGACCGCGAGTGGATCGACCACTGCTACGCGGCCGACACGGTGGAGGACATCGTGGAGCGCCTGCTCCGCAGCGGCGTCCCGGCGGCGGAGAAAGCCGCGGCCACGCTCGGGGCCAAGTCCCCCACGGCGCTCAAGGTGACCCTGGCCGCCCTGCGCCGGGTACGCGAACTCGGCCCGCTGGAAAGGGCTCTGGAGCAGGAGTACCGGATCTCCTGCGCGGCGCTGTCCTCCCCCGACCTGGTCGAGGGGATCCGCGCGCAGGTCGTCGACAAGGACCGCAGCCCGCGGTGGTCGCCGCCCTCCCTGGCGGAGGTGGGCCCGGTGGACGTGGAACGGTTCTTCGCCCCGCTCGGCGCGCGCGAACTGGGGCTGACCCATGCGGAATCGACTCAGGAGGTGCCCTGGTGA
- the mmsB gene encoding 3-hydroxyisobutyrate dehydrogenase: MSTTVAFVGLGHMGGPMAANLVGAGHRVLGFDLVPELLAAAAATGVEPAVSAAAAAADADVVITMLPAGGHVLALYGEGGLLGAARPGTLFVDCSTIDVADARAAHEAAGAAGHRSLDAPVSGGVVGARAASLTFMAGGGAEEFAAAQPLLGAMGRKAVHCGAAGAGQAAKICNNMILAVSMIGVSEAFVLAESLGLDHQALYDVASTASGQCWALTVNCPVPGPVPGSPANRDYLPGFAAPLMAKDLALAANALRAGGVEAPLGLKAAELYADFAAGEGAGLDFSAIVHTLRPRNGTSA, from the coding sequence GTGAGCACGACCGTGGCGTTCGTCGGACTGGGCCACATGGGTGGCCCGATGGCGGCCAACCTCGTCGGGGCCGGACACCGCGTCCTCGGCTTCGACCTGGTGCCCGAGCTGCTGGCCGCTGCCGCGGCGACGGGGGTGGAGCCGGCGGTCTCGGCCGCCGCCGCGGCCGCCGACGCCGACGTGGTGATCACCATGCTGCCGGCGGGCGGACACGTCCTCGCCCTGTACGGGGAGGGCGGCCTGCTCGGCGCCGCGCGGCCCGGCACCCTGTTCGTCGACTGCTCGACCATCGACGTGGCCGACGCGCGGGCGGCGCACGAGGCCGCCGGGGCGGCCGGTCACCGGTCCCTCGACGCGCCCGTCTCGGGCGGGGTGGTCGGCGCGCGGGCGGCGAGCCTCACCTTCATGGCGGGCGGCGGCGCCGAGGAGTTCGCGGCGGCGCAGCCGCTGCTCGGGGCGATGGGCAGGAAGGCCGTGCACTGCGGGGCGGCGGGCGCCGGGCAGGCCGCGAAGATCTGCAACAACATGATCCTCGCCGTCTCGATGATCGGTGTGAGCGAGGCCTTCGTCCTCGCCGAGAGCCTCGGCCTGGACCACCAGGCCCTCTACGACGTGGCGTCCACCGCCTCCGGCCAGTGCTGGGCCCTCACCGTCAACTGCCCCGTGCCCGGACCGGTTCCGGGCAGCCCCGCCAACCGTGACTACCTGCCCGGCTTCGCCGCGCCCCTGATGGCCAAGGACCTCGCCCTGGCGGCGAACGCCCTGCGGGCCGGCGGGGTGGAGGCTCCGCTGGGCCTGAAAGCCGCCGAGCTGTACGCCGACTTCGCCGCGGGCGAGGGCGCCGGCCTCGACTTCTCGGCGATCGTCCACACCCTGCGACCCCGGAACGGAACATCCGCATGA
- a CDS encoding enoyl-CoA hydratase, whose translation MTYETVLLERKGRVALLTLHRPEALNALDLRVMTEVVAAAEELDRDPEVGCIVLTGSAKAFAAGADIKEMRPRSYMDMYLSDWFTTWDRLGQVRTPTLAAVSGYALGGGCELAMMCDILLAADTARFGQPEIKLGVIPGIGGSQRLTRAVGKAKAMELCLTGRTMDAVEAERAGLVSRIVPADELLSEALAVAETVAGMSKPVAMMAKEAVNRAFETTLAEGVRFERRLFHAAFATADQEEGMSAFVDKRPPRFTHR comes from the coding sequence ATGACCTACGAAACCGTCCTGCTGGAGCGCAAGGGCCGGGTGGCCCTCCTCACCCTCCACCGGCCGGAGGCCCTCAACGCCCTCGACCTCCGGGTGATGACCGAGGTGGTGGCCGCCGCGGAGGAACTGGACCGGGACCCGGAGGTCGGCTGCATCGTGCTGACCGGCTCCGCGAAGGCCTTCGCGGCCGGCGCCGACATCAAGGAGATGCGGCCGCGCAGCTACATGGACATGTACCTCTCGGACTGGTTCACGACGTGGGACCGGCTCGGCCAGGTCCGTACGCCCACCCTCGCGGCGGTCTCCGGCTACGCCCTGGGCGGCGGCTGCGAGCTCGCCATGATGTGCGACATCCTGCTCGCCGCGGACACCGCGAGGTTCGGGCAACCCGAGATCAAGCTCGGGGTGATCCCGGGGATCGGGGGTTCCCAGCGGCTCACCCGGGCCGTCGGCAAGGCCAAGGCGATGGAACTGTGCCTGACGGGCCGCACCATGGACGCGGTCGAGGCCGAACGGGCCGGCCTGGTCTCCCGGATCGTCCCGGCCGACGAGTTGCTGTCCGAGGCCCTCGCGGTCGCCGAGACCGTCGCCGGGATGTCGAAGCCGGTCGCGATGATGGCCAAGGAGGCCGTGAACCGGGCCTTCGAGACCACCCTCGCCGAGGGCGTCCGCTTCGAACGCCGGCTGTTCCACGCGGCCTTCGCCACGGCCGACCAGGAGGAGGGCATGTCCGCCTTCGTGGACAAGCGCCCGCCCCGCTTCACGCACCGCTGA
- a CDS encoding response regulator transcription factor, with the protein MTESRGLVLIVEDERHISDVQRLYLTREGFGVHVEADGSAGLAAARRMHPVAIVLDIGLPGMDGIAFCRALRDAGDWTPVLLVTARGEEADRILGLELGADDYLTKPFSPRELVARVKTVLRRAAGPPGPPPTGSAGRLSVDPVSRTVRRDGEPVELTATEFNLLSHLLRHAGQVFTREQLLSQVWGYPGYRDTRMVDVFVSQVRAKLGDASPIRTVRGVGYSATAPGP; encoded by the coding sequence ATGACGGAGTCCAGGGGCCTCGTACTGATCGTCGAGGACGAGCGCCACATCTCCGACGTGCAGCGCCTCTATCTGACCCGCGAGGGTTTCGGTGTCCACGTCGAGGCCGACGGGTCCGCCGGTCTCGCGGCGGCGCGGCGCATGCACCCGGTGGCGATCGTCCTGGACATCGGCCTGCCCGGCATGGACGGCATCGCCTTCTGCCGCGCACTGCGGGACGCCGGCGACTGGACACCGGTCCTGCTGGTCACCGCCCGCGGTGAGGAGGCCGACCGGATCCTCGGCCTCGAACTCGGCGCGGACGACTACCTGACCAAGCCGTTCTCACCGCGCGAGCTGGTCGCCCGGGTCAAGACCGTACTGCGCCGGGCGGCCGGCCCGCCGGGTCCGCCGCCGACCGGGAGCGCCGGCCGCCTGAGCGTGGACCCGGTCAGCCGTACCGTCCGCCGCGACGGCGAGCCGGTCGAGCTCACCGCCACCGAGTTCAACCTGCTCTCCCACCTCCTGCGGCACGCGGGCCAGGTCTTCACCCGCGAGCAACTGCTCTCCCAGGTATGGGGGTACCCCGGCTACCGGGACACCCGCATGGTCGACGTCTTCGTCTCGCAGGTACGCGCCAAGCTCGGCGACGCGAGCCCGATCCGTACGGTCCGCGGCGTCGGGTACAGCGCGACGGCTCCCGGCCCGTGA
- a CDS encoding HAMP domain-containing sensor histidine kinase, with translation MNRAGPGSLARKIVVLTTVVAALAVALTGLIAWQTAAHGAEQRERDQLARQATVLSRLPAVSEALFTGAQVLAGPNGVQIAVIAPDGAVHGTAGPAVDRTSKSALLAGDPVSTTGILGGQEVLLVGQPAVRGGAVVLTEPYTVVTEDTNRIRRNVVVPLVVGMLGAALAGALLARRIARPLVTAAQIAHRLADGERGVPAPVDGPRETADIGRALNVLDEALAHSENRQREFLLSVSHDLRTPLTALQGYAEALADGLIEPDRVPEVGGILADETRRLDRFLGDLLDLARLEADDFRLDVAPADLTALVSEAAAFWTGLCARHGVDLRLERPDRPVVVATDAFRVRQLIDGLVQNALRVTPEGAPLVLAVRASATGGGAELQVRDGGPGLTDDDVRIAFDHGALHERYRNTRPVGSGLGLAIAHRLTGRLGAGIRVEGHGPEGGACFTVTLPPEPAPA, from the coding sequence GTGAACCGCGCCGGCCCTGGCTCCCTCGCACGCAAGATCGTGGTGCTGACCACCGTGGTGGCGGCGCTCGCGGTGGCCCTCACCGGACTGATCGCCTGGCAGACCGCCGCACACGGGGCCGAACAGCGCGAGCGTGACCAGCTGGCACGCCAGGCGACGGTGCTCAGCCGCCTGCCGGCCGTGTCCGAGGCGCTGTTCACCGGCGCCCAGGTCCTGGCAGGGCCCAACGGGGTGCAGATCGCGGTCATCGCCCCGGACGGCGCCGTCCACGGAACCGCCGGCCCCGCCGTCGACAGGACGTCCAAATCGGCCCTGCTGGCAGGGGATCCGGTCTCCACCACCGGCATCCTCGGCGGCCAGGAGGTGCTGCTGGTCGGGCAGCCCGCCGTACGCGGCGGAGCGGTGGTGCTGACCGAGCCGTACACGGTCGTCACCGAGGACACGAACCGGATCCGCCGCAACGTCGTCGTCCCGCTGGTCGTCGGCATGCTCGGCGCGGCCCTGGCCGGAGCGCTCCTCGCCCGCCGGATCGCCCGTCCGCTCGTGACGGCCGCACAGATCGCGCACCGGCTCGCCGACGGCGAACGCGGCGTACCGGCCCCGGTCGACGGCCCCCGGGAGACCGCGGACATCGGGCGCGCCCTCAACGTGCTGGACGAGGCGCTGGCCCACAGCGAGAACCGGCAGCGCGAGTTCCTGCTCTCCGTCTCCCACGATCTGCGCACCCCGCTGACCGCGCTCCAGGGATACGCCGAGGCACTCGCCGACGGCCTGATCGAGCCGGATCGGGTACCCGAGGTCGGCGGCATCCTGGCCGACGAGACCCGGCGCCTGGACCGGTTCCTCGGGGACCTGCTGGACCTGGCCCGGCTGGAGGCCGACGACTTCCGCCTGGACGTGGCCCCGGCCGACCTCACCGCGCTCGTCTCCGAGGCCGCCGCGTTCTGGACCGGACTGTGCGCACGCCACGGCGTCGACCTCCGGCTCGAACGGCCGGACCGGCCCGTCGTCGTCGCGACGGACGCCTTCCGGGTCCGGCAGCTGATCGACGGGCTGGTGCAGAACGCGCTGCGGGTCACCCCCGAGGGAGCGCCCCTGGTCCTCGCCGTCCGCGCGAGTGCCACGGGCGGCGGGGCCGAACTGCAGGTCCGTGACGGCGGGCCCGGACTCACCGACGACGACGTACGCATCGCCTTCGACCACGGCGCCCTCCACGAGCGCTACCGGAACACCCGCCCGGTCGGCAGCGGCCTGGGGCTGGCCATCGCCCACCGCCTGACCGGCCGACTCGGCGCCGGCATCCGGGTCGAGGGCCACGGCCCCGAAGGCGGCGCCTGCTTCACGGTCACCCTCCCGCCGGAGCCCGCCCCCGCGTGA